The following is a genomic window from Bombina bombina isolate aBomBom1 chromosome 3, aBomBom1.pri, whole genome shotgun sequence.
atgtcctttatatacctttaaattaaaacataaaactgcTTCTAcagattccttccaagttcattttgtgtgtgtgcatattcagAATAGGCAAAGAAACAATACCAagattacatacatataacattatatttcctctgCAcacttagttaaagggataggaaagtcaaaattaaacttgcatgattcagatagagcatgtcattttaagacacttttaaattcacttctattttcaaatgtgctttgttctcttagtatcccttgttaaaaaatgaatatgcagtgggagctgctgctaattggtgcctgcacacatttgtctcttgtgattggctaaatggaTAGTTTCAGCTTccagtcagtagtgcaatgctgtcccttcagcaatggatagcaagagaatgaagaaatcctgataatagaattaaattggaaagttgtttaaaattgtatgttctatctgaatcatcaaataaaattgtggtttactatccctttaaggtattagaCACTGGCTGCGTTGTTTTCCCCTGCTTGCTCTGTAATGAATCCTCCTCTTCTGCAGTAGACGTTAGCTTATGTTTCTCTTCTTGTGCTGGGTTGGTGTCACCTAGTGAAATATCATCCATTGTTAAGTTAGCAGCTTGTGGTATCTTCTGGAGCGTTTCCAGTCCTGATGGCCACAAAATGCTAGAAGCACTGAGAAAATCCCCGTTGCTTCTTGCCTGACGTTTGGATTGTGTTAATTTTGCTTTAAGTTTTGACGTTTTGTTAGCTAATACTACCACGGATATAATTAAAATTGCACAGGTTAGTATTAAAACTGCAATAACAATTATACAGAACACTATAGCAGtttgataattttcttttgcaCAGTTGCATGatgtttttgataatgtgtttaagGTGGGCATTTCTTCAGAATGATTTCTGAATACAGAAGTGGATGGGATTGTTGTCCGTGTAATTTTAATGGTTGACATTTTGTGGAGCAGCGTTTGTTCACTTACATTTGTGTAGGAATGATTGCCGGCTACCAAGCTACGGGTGCTGCTAGCAACTGGTTTAGTGGTGTTACCAGTAGTATTCAGGGTTGTTTCCAGTTTAATAGTGAAATTGCTCTGTGTTGGATAAGTATTTGTGCCATTCTCGATCATTTGAGTCCGACAAATACACAAAATAGTAGCTCCAATAATCAGTTCCAAAAGTCTTTGGTATGGTATTATCCTCATGATAGTCTCTTGATAGAAGCGGCAATCCTCTAAAAACTGTGAAATATACAAGTTGCGTTAATTCATAAATTGCACTTGAAACATGTATGGCTAGATAATATATTAGCAAGTCAATGGATAGGaggtaacaaaaaaaaatacttttgtactATTAAGGGTTTAGTTTGTCTTTAAATAATCTTATGAAGgtttcagatattttttttatttgctgttttGTTTGCTTTTTCAGTACCCCCTTATTCATATATTTCTGGGCTTCTGGTTTTGTAATTGAAAATGTACACCTGGTGGAACCATTTCTAGTGTGTGTGTCGATTTAAAGAAAGTTTAGTTTCCTTAATTCAAACAAAACATTCATTTTTAAATTACTGACTGATGGCAATAACATATAGGCAAAAAAATACATTTCACTTTTACATAATGTCTAATTTCCCTCTGTACGTATTTCCCATCAATTTATTGTACATGGTCAGTGATTATATTTTTGTGAAATTAAAATGACAAAGTTTTGTGAAAATTAGACACCCTTTTAAGAGCGTAATAACCTAGCtacatatttaaagaaatatataacaTCTATTTTTTTGTAGAATTATTGAGCATATTACACTCTTAAAGATTCTACTATGGGAAAAAGAAATATCCACTCACTCCATGTTAAATAtaggaaagatatatatatatatatatatatatatatatatatatatatatatatatatatatatatatatatatatacaatatcagaaacagaccttgcactcgctggattttttaacaaacttttttacttggcaaaattagtgacgtttcggggacagtgtatccccttcctcagacagtgaatgcttcaaacattggtgaatttatacaaactaacaaataaataacccctccccccaattagcaaaaaaaaaacgccaaagtgttgctatggtgaccatatgtcacaaagtgaacatcgtatataagttataatataagcaatcaatgctgtgacagtgaagatgatcaaattaaaagacctaTAGCAGTATGAACATGATAAACAACTTAACGTTCCACAGTAGTGGTAATCTTAACATACCCCTAATATCCGTTACTATCCGGGGAGCCAACCAATAATGAAAGCCTTATATGATGTTACCTAGATGGTCAGGCATAaagtacacactcaaaacctaccaTGATTGTAAAACAAACAAAGTACAAATGTAGATCGCCGTGTAACACGCCACCGCAACTGCAACCGCACTGGATagaacagacaaacccggaagtgcatcggccgatcacgtgtgtggccatgcaccaatcactcgggttgcgTTTGGAgttgtcatggcaatgggtcacaacgatccaaatagcaacacAGAAACAAGTCAAACAaattagctactaagcatatcattGTAATAATACACATCAATCGATACTTATAATGCGCGCTGCTATAGTGGCAATACCACTGCTAGAAATATaaccaataaataatatatatagcataGCATTCCTGCCGTACTGTAATGGGggtatattaatatattacattaACCCTAAAGCGCATATCTATCGTAGTGGACGCTACTACAGGGACTATACCGCTATTGTACATTTACTATCCAATATACACAGTGTACCATGATGAAGGGTATGTACAAATTTTATACACGGTAATACCACCCATTTAAAGAGAGTGATCTGAGATGCCATAACCCATGAACCTTCCCAAGAGAGAGTACCAAAGACCCCGAAGAAAAAGAATAAGAATAAACCAAAGTAAATGCAAACACCAACTATACATCGTGATACAAGGTAAACCAAACAgacaataaaaaagggaaaaaaaggggaaaaagttggaaaaaattgggagaaaaacaacaacagaatatataaaagaaaaaaatatataaaagaaaaaataaaactaagAATAGACACCAAAGGCAAACAAAGACAATAGAATAACAATAGGAGAAACAAGAGGGGAAAAGGACAGaaggaaaacagaaagaaaaagaaaaataaaagaagaaaaacacaaaaaaagaataagaaaaataaGAGAACAAGCCACGAGTGAGGCAGAATAGAAGGTTAACAGCAAGAGGAGAATAAAAGGTAAACCAAAAACCTCAaatagagtgtggactctcaagtagaaaaaatcaggataacatggactcccatacgtttgctaaacgtatatatatatatatatatatatatatatatatatatatatatatatatatatatatatatatatataatgaatgtgtgtgtgtgtgtgtgtaatgaaaaaggagaggagagagttCTTTACAATTATTAGTTTTGAttagtgtttgttttgtgtttttttttgggggggggggggtaaatgaaAAAGTGTCTCTTGTGTCCCCACTAACGTGCTGTGTCTAATGTTGTTTATTGTTGACTCCTAAATGGAAATCCTTCTGAAGTCCAGTTTCTTCTTCTTTCACTATTCATATGAATATATGTTGTAGGAATAtttgttttaaagtgaaggtaaactttggtgaatgaaagtccgttttttaaaaatgctattaaaaacaggggcactttcattcatcaaagtttacaaagcagccgttttgttaaaaaattaccttttttcttctgttatgtgtgatcagtccacgggtcatcattacttctgggatataactcctccccaacaggaaatgcaagaggattcacccagcagagctgcatatagctcctcccctctacgtcactcccagtcattctcttgcacccagcaactagataggatgtgtgagaggactatggtgattatacttagtttttataacttcaatcaaaagtttgttattttacaatagcaccggagcgtgttattgcctctctggcagagtttgaagaagaatctaccagagtttttactatgattttaaccggagtagttaagatcatattgctgtttctcggccatctgagggaggtaaaagcttcagatcaggggacagcgggcagatgaatctgcattgaggtatgtagcagtttttattttctgaatggaattgatgagaaaatcctgccataccgttataatgacatgtatgtatactctacacttcagtattctggggatggtatttcaccggaattactctgttaaaagtacattaaaccttttaataggtatttattatgttaaacgtttttgctggaatgtagaatcgtttgcattttctgaggtactgagtgaataaatatttgggcattatttttccacttggcagttgcttgttttaattgtgacagtttcgtttctctctcactgctgtgtgtgagggggaggggccgtttttggcgctctttgctacgcatcaaaaaattccagtcagttactcttgtatttcctgcatgatccggttcatctctaacagatctcaggggtcttcaaacttctttggagggaggtagattctctcagcagagctgtgagacttatatattgactgtgattaaaaacgttgctctgtaattttttcaaatttaattattgttactttactaatgggaacaaacctttgctaaaagttgtgttgtttttaaggattgatgctataactgtctttcagttcattatttcaactgtcatttaatcgtttagtgctctttgaggcacagtacgtttttgttaaataagattgtaaccaagttgcaagtttattgctagtgtgttaaacatgtctgattcagaggaagatatctgtgtcatttgttccaatgccaaggtggagcccaatagaaatttatgtactaactgtattgatgctactttaaataaaagccaatctgtacaaattgaacaaatttcaccaaacagcgaggggagagttatgccgactaactcgcctcacgtgtcagtacctgcatctcccgcccgggaggtgcgtgatattatggcgcctagtacatctgggcggccattacagataacattacaagatatggctactgttatgactgaagttttggctaaattaccagaactaagaggcaagcgtgatcactctggggtgagaacagagtgcgctgataatactagggccatgtctgatactgcgtcacagcttgcagaacatgaggacggagagcttcattctgtgggtgatggttctgatccaaacagattggattcagatatttcaaattttaaatttaaattggagaacctccgtgtattactaggggaggttttagcggctcttaatgattgtaacactgttgcaataccagaaaaattgtgtaggttggataaatactttgcggtaccggcgagtactgacgtttttcctatacctaagagactaactgaaattgttactaaggagtgggatagacccggtgtgccgttctcaccccctccaatatttagaaagatgtttccaatagacgccaccacacgggacttatggcaaacggtccctaaggtggagggagcagtttctactttagctaagcgtaccactatcccggtggaggatagctgtgctttttcagatccaatggataaaaaattagagggttaccttaagaaaatgtttgttcaacaaggttttatattgcaaccccttgcatgcatcgcgccgattacggctgcggcagcattttggattgagtctctggaagagaaccttagttcagctacgctggacgacattacggacaggcttagagtccttaaactagctaattcattcatttcggaggccgtagtacatttaaccaaacttacggctaagaactcaggattcgccattcaggcacgtagggcgctgtggctaaaatcctggtcagctgatgtaacttctaagtccaaattacttaatatacctttcaaggggcaaactttatttgggcccggtttgaaagaaattatcgctgacattacaggaggtaagggccacgccctgcctcaagacaaagccaaagctaaggctagacagtctaattttcgtccctttcggaatttcaaagcaggagcagcatcaacttccactgcaccaaaacaggaaggagctgttgctcgttacagacaaggctggaaacctaaccagtcctggaacaagggcaagcaggccaggaaacctgctgctgccccaaagacagcatgaaccgagggcccccgatccgggaccggatctagtggggggcagactctctctcttcgcccaggcttgggcaagagatgttcaggatccctgggcgctagagatcatatctcagggataccttctagacttcaaattctctcccccaagagggagatttcatctgtcaaggttgtcaacaaaccagataaagaaagaagcgtttctacgctgtgtacaagatctgttattaatgggagtgatccatccggttccgcggtcggaacaaggacaagggttttactcaaacctgtttgtggttcccaaaaaagagggaactttcaggccaatcttggatttaaagatcctaaacaaattcctaagagttccatcgttcaaaatggaaactattcggacaatcttacccatgatccaaaagggtcagtacatgaccacagtggatttaaaggatgcttaccttcacataccgattcacaaagatcattaccggtatctaaggtttgccttcttagacaggcattaccagtttgtagctcttccattcggattggctacggctccaagaatcttcacaaaggttctgggtgcccttctggcggtactaagaccgcgaggaatttcggtagctccgtacctagacgacattctgatacaagcttcaagctttcaaactgccaagtctcatacagagttagttctggcatttctaaggtcgcatggatggaaagtgaacgaaaagaagagttctctttttcctctcacaagagttccattcttggggactcttatagattctgtagaaatgaagatttacctgacagaagacagattaacaaagcttctaaatgcatgccgtgtccttcattccattcaactcccgtcagtagctcaatgcatggaggtgatcggcttaatggtagcagcaatggacatagtaccctttgcacgtctacatctcagaccgctgcaattgtgcatgctgagtcagtggaatggggattactcagacttgtcccctactctgaatctggatcaagagaccagaaactctcttctatggtggctttctcggccacatctgtccagggggatgccattcagcaggccggactggacaattgtaacaacagacgccagcctactaggttggggcgctgtctggaattctctgaaggctcagggacaatggaatcaggaggaaagtctcctgccaataaacattctggaattaagagcagttctccatgcccttctggcttggccccagttaaaaactcgggggttcatcaggtttcagtcggacaacatcacgactgtagcttacatcaaccatcaaggagggacaagaagctccctagcaatgatggaagtatcaaagataattcgctgggcagagtctcactcttgccacctgtcagcaatccacatcccgggagtggagaactgggaggcggatttcttgagtcgccagacttttcatccgggggagtgggaacttcatccggaggtctttgcccaaatacttcgacgttggggcaaaccagagatagatctcatggcgtctcgccagaacgccaaacttcctcgctacgggtccagatccagggatccgggagcggttctgatagatgccttgacagcaccttggaacttcgggatggcttatgtgtttccacccttcccgctgcttcctcgattgattgccaaaatcaaacaggagagagcatcagtgattctaatagcgcctgcatggccacgcaggacttggtatgcagatctagtggacatgtcatcctgtccgccttggtctctacctctaagacaggaccttctgatacagggtccattcaaacatcaaaatctaacttctctgaagctgactgcttggaaattgaacgcttgattttatcaaaacgtggtttttctgagtcggttattgataccctgatacaggctaggaagcctgttaccagaaggatttaccataagatatggcgtaaatacctatactggtgcgaatccaaaggttactcctggagtaaggttaggattcctaggatattgtcctttctacaagaaggtttagaaaagggtttatcggctagctcattaaagggacagatctcagctctgtccatcttgttacacaggcgtctgtcagaaaatccagacgtccaggccttttgtcaggctttagctaggatcaagcctgtgtttaaaactgttgctccgccatggagtttaaacttagttcttaacgttttacagggtgttccgtttgaaccccttcattccattgatataaaattgttatcttggaaagttctgtttttaatggctatttcctcggctcgaagagtctctgagttatcagccttacattgtgattctccttatctgatttttcactcagacaaggtagttctgcgtactaaacctgggttcttacctaaggtagtcactaacaggaatatcaatcaagagattgttgttccatccttgtgtccaaatccttcttcaaagaaggaacgtcttctacacaatctggatgtagttcgtgccctcaagttctacttgcaggcaactaaggattttcgacaaacgtcttccctgtttgtcgtgtactctggtcagaggagaggtcataaggcttcggctacctctctctccttctggcttcgtagcataattcgtttagcctatgagactgctggacagcagcctcctgaaagaattacagctcattctactagagctgtggcttccacttgggcctttaagaatgaggcctctgttgaacagatttgcaaggctgcaacttggtcttcgcttcatactttttccaaattttacaaatttgacacttttgcttcttcggaggctatttttgggagaaaggttcttcaggcagtggttccttctgtataatgagcctgcctatccctcccgtcatccgtgtacttttgctttggtattggtatcccagaagtaatgatgacccgtggactgatcacacataacagaagaaaacataatttatgcttacctgataaattcctttcttctgttgtgtgatcagtccacggcccgccctgttttaaggcaggtaaatatcttttaaattatactccagtcaccacttcacccttggtttctcctttctcgttgattcttggtcgaatgactgggagtgacgtagaggggaggagctatatgcagctctgctgggtgaatcctcttgcatttcctgttggggaggagttatatcccagaagtaatgatgacccgtggactgatcacacaacagaagaaaggaatttatcaggtaagcataaattatgttttttcttttcactgctacagcagcttcccccacctagaggtCCTCTAtgcacacgtcagcaatgactaatcctgcttcctccaatcacagctttccccccagggtagtcattccctgaggccatgctgtgattggaggaagcaggattagtcattgctgacgtgtgcaTAGAGGATCtgtaggtgggggaagctgctgtagcagtgaaaagaaaaaaaggtaatttttttaacaaaacggctgctttgtaaactttgatgaatgaaagtgcccctgtttttaatagtattttttaaaaacaggctttcattcaccaaagtttaccttcactttaatagagTAAAAATAAAGAATTAACAAACTGTTACAGTTTCTGTATCCcttctaaaaaaaaatagcttGAAGTTTATATACAATGACATTTTTCATTAGATTAACACAAAATCAAGTGGAAAACAAAAAATCTTGCTGCAGAATTATAATGAAAACCTGTTTATTTTACTTGAAGTAGCTTTATTTGCAGCAATAAATATGAAACATGTTAATGAATTTCTGTCAATTTTTATACTGACATTCTAGGTAGATCAAAACAGgccttttatttaattatatacagCTAATGAGCAGCTATAACAATCACTAAAAGAATATAGCTAGTTTAGAAAGATTTTAATTTTCCCACCTAATAGATCCTGAATATCAATAGCTTGTATTACACTTCACTAAAGTGATAGCTAATTATAGCTCCTTCATATTGCAAAGTGAAATAACCATTCTCTATTTAAAAGGAATTACTCACCTGTTAAAATATTGTTCTCTCTTAATCTAAAGGTTTTTTTCCGATCTTGCTTTGTGTTGCTTCAAATAAGAACCCTGATTTTGAGTGTGTGTACAGGAAATATTTTGCTATCATGTGCTTGTTCAACTCAAGTTTGCTGTTTGTCTGACAAAACATCTGAACAGAAACCACTGAGATGACACACTTCCTTTTGTGCTAGTATTACCCATTGCTTTTATTTGCTATCATAATGAGGGGAACAGAGTTCTGCACCTTTTCCCCTTAAACTTCTATGTATATCGCATAAGGGTGGTGAGATtgtctatgagtgtgtgcatgtgtcagCAATGTGTAGATAATATTAATCCATATGTAAATGCAACTTGAGTTAGCTGACGAGCATCATCTTGTTTGTGATAAGATATTCAAAGGAGCGTCATTTCCTGATCAGGAGTTTTGCAATTTAGGTTCTTACAAAAATGTCTATGAACTCACTACCTACAAAATACTGGTCAGTTTtgtgctcactta
Proteins encoded in this region:
- the EVI2A gene encoding protein EVI2A; the protein is MRIIPYQRLLELIIGATILCICRTQMIENGTNTYPTQSNFTIKLETTLNTTGNTTKPVASSTRSLVAGNHSYTNVSEQTLLHKMSTIKITRTTIPSTSVFRNHSEEMPTLNTLSKTSCNCAKENYQTAIVFCIIVIAVLILTCAILIISVVVLANKTSKLKAKLTQSKRQARSNGDFLSASSILWPSGLETLQKIPQAANLTMDDISLGDTNPAQEEKHKLTSTAEEEDSLQSKQGKTTQPVSNTLKG